The proteins below come from a single Streptomyces sp. B3I8 genomic window:
- a CDS encoding WD40 repeat domain-containing protein, which yields MIRHHGPISGIAAFGGELVATAGYDNQVILWDAAERRPLARAHHDHLANHVEFNADGTLLLTASSDYTARVWSLPDLKLRTVLSEHRDDVDMAAFHPSRPLVATVARDHLIRVHDLDTGAVVARLEGHTADILSVAWLADGTELVTSSDDGTVKRWSLETHAMTGDVDLGDAETDTIAITPTGVIYAGNDNGEIVTITGSRTTQHRAHEAGIKRLVHHAATQSLVSLSYDRTLRVWDCSGTDGEPVLTHTTEFPAEVWPRSCAFLDDRTVVFGTFGTAYATYDLDSGTWDLTGVERTRCLNAITAAADGVWTTGDAGVVWRDGQQVAVTGSLCNFLIPVGDRMLTGGQLGRLFDAADGRTLFQHRSPLNCAAVFERDGVPHVVVGAYTGEGLVFSVGEQVRHVATLPLHTNPVKDVAISGDTLFAVCADTSVCWFSLTDFEETGRVEKAHDQIANGCAALDEGAFASVGRDRTLRVWRGRTSRATPTPHDHSIKCVAASDDGRFVASGSYAGTVAVRDLRTDTWSYVGRPTAAGISCLCYDPAKGQFLASSYDGSVHEVPTGERIAA from the coding sequence ATGATACGTCACCATGGTCCCATCAGCGGCATCGCGGCCTTCGGCGGAGAACTCGTGGCGACGGCCGGCTACGACAACCAGGTCATCCTGTGGGACGCCGCCGAGCGCCGCCCGCTGGCCCGCGCCCACCACGACCACCTCGCCAACCACGTCGAGTTCAACGCGGACGGCACCCTGCTGCTCACCGCCTCCAGCGACTACACCGCCCGGGTGTGGTCACTGCCCGACCTGAAGCTGCGGACCGTGCTGAGCGAGCACCGGGACGACGTCGACATGGCGGCCTTCCACCCGAGCAGGCCGCTCGTCGCGACCGTCGCCCGGGACCACCTCATCCGCGTCCACGACCTCGACACCGGGGCCGTCGTCGCCCGGCTCGAGGGGCACACGGCCGACATCCTCTCCGTCGCCTGGCTGGCCGACGGCACGGAGCTGGTGACCTCCAGCGACGACGGCACGGTCAAGCGGTGGTCCCTGGAGACCCACGCCATGACGGGCGACGTCGATCTGGGGGACGCGGAGACCGACACCATCGCCATCACTCCCACCGGGGTGATCTACGCGGGCAACGACAACGGCGAGATCGTCACCATCACCGGCTCGCGCACCACCCAGCACCGCGCCCACGAGGCCGGCATCAAGCGGCTCGTCCACCACGCCGCCACGCAGTCCCTGGTGAGCCTCAGCTACGACCGCACGCTGCGGGTGTGGGACTGTTCGGGCACCGACGGCGAACCGGTCCTGACACACACCACGGAGTTCCCCGCCGAGGTGTGGCCCCGTTCCTGCGCGTTCCTGGACGACCGCACCGTCGTCTTCGGCACCTTCGGCACCGCCTACGCCACGTACGACCTGGACAGCGGGACATGGGACCTGACGGGCGTCGAACGGACGCGCTGCCTGAACGCGATCACGGCCGCCGCGGACGGGGTGTGGACCACCGGGGACGCGGGCGTCGTGTGGCGGGACGGACAGCAGGTCGCCGTCACGGGCAGCCTGTGCAACTTCCTGATCCCGGTGGGCGACCGCATGCTGACCGGCGGTCAGCTCGGCCGGCTCTTCGACGCCGCCGACGGCCGGACGCTGTTCCAGCACCGTTCGCCGCTGAACTGCGCGGCGGTCTTCGAACGGGACGGGGTGCCGCATGTCGTGGTGGGCGCCTACACCGGCGAGGGCCTGGTCTTCTCCGTCGGCGAGCAGGTCCGGCACGTGGCGACACTGCCGCTGCACACCAACCCGGTCAAGGACGTGGCGATCTCCGGCGACACCCTGTTCGCCGTCTGCGCCGACACCTCCGTGTGCTGGTTCTCCCTGACCGACTTCGAGGAGACCGGGCGCGTCGAGAAGGCGCACGACCAGATCGCCAACGGGTGCGCGGCGCTGGACGAGGGGGCCTTCGCCAGCGTGGGCAGGGACCGCACGCTGCGCGTCTGGCGCGGCCGCACCAGCCGGGCGACACCCACCCCGCACGACCACTCCATCAAGTGCGTGGCCGCCTCCGACGACGGCCGGTTCGTCGCCAGCGGCTCGTACGCGGGCACGGTCGCCGTCCGCGACCTGCGGACCGACACCTGGTCGTACGTCGGCAGGCCGACCGCGGCCGGCATCTCCTGCCTGTGCTACGACCCCGCCAAGGGGCAGTTCCTGGCCTCCTCCTACGACGGTTCCGTGCACGAGGTCCCGACGGGCGAGAGGATCGCCGCATGA
- a CDS encoding SUMF1/EgtB/PvdO family nonheme iron enzyme, protein MSTITPPPVDPHALDDRATMGLPASFVPRVDEAEANNRARLLAFRGSRDLARTVEDPAAEFLTRLAAGRLLALLGDPRIVPDDPAMVDVPAARVRLGLPADRVDAVTARWHHVGVVRDWIAKEAPQYEADVPAFRIGRYPVTNLEYHAFLVAEPDAAPPPSSWRFGGYPAELANHPVWTVAPQDAERYAAWLAARTGRSFRLPTEAEWEYAAGGGDGRAYPWGEEMDPERANTVEHGPLSTTPVGMYPAGRSPFGAADMGGNVEEYVSDDYRPYPGGETIEDDLGGRAAYRIARGGSFTRFADLARCRRRHGWYHRDMYAMGFRLAES, encoded by the coding sequence ATGAGTACCATCACCCCGCCACCGGTCGATCCGCACGCCCTCGACGACCGCGCCACGATGGGCCTGCCCGCCTCCTTCGTCCCGCGGGTCGACGAGGCCGAAGCGAACAACCGGGCGCGGCTGCTGGCCTTCCGCGGCTCGCGCGACCTCGCCCGCACCGTCGAGGACCCGGCCGCGGAGTTCCTCACCCGGCTCGCCGCCGGACGGCTGCTGGCCCTGCTCGGCGACCCCCGGATCGTCCCCGACGACCCCGCGATGGTCGACGTGCCCGCGGCGCGCGTGCGGCTGGGGCTGCCCGCGGACCGGGTGGACGCGGTGACCGCGCGGTGGCACCACGTGGGCGTGGTGCGGGACTGGATCGCCAAGGAGGCCCCGCAGTACGAGGCGGACGTGCCGGCGTTCCGGATCGGCCGTTACCCGGTCACCAACCTGGAGTACCACGCCTTCCTGGTGGCGGAGCCGGACGCCGCTCCCCCGCCTTCGTCCTGGCGGTTCGGCGGCTATCCGGCGGAGCTCGCCAACCATCCGGTGTGGACGGTCGCGCCGCAGGACGCGGAGCGCTACGCGGCATGGCTGGCGGCGCGCACCGGGCGGTCCTTCCGGCTGCCGACGGAGGCCGAGTGGGAGTACGCGGCGGGCGGCGGGGACGGACGGGCCTACCCGTGGGGCGAGGAGATGGACCCCGAACGCGCCAACACGGTGGAGCACGGCCCCCTGTCCACCACTCCGGTCGGCATGTACCCGGCGGGCCGCTCCCCGTTCGGCGCCGCCGACATGGGCGGCAACGTGGAGGAGTACGTGTCCGACGACTACCGCCCCTACCCCGGCGGCGAGACGATCGAGGACGACCTGGGCGGCCGGGCGGCGTACCGCATCGCCCGCGGCGGCAGCTTCACCCGCTTCGCGGACCTGGCCCGCTGCCGCCGCCGGCACGGCTGGTACCACCGGGACATGTACGCCATGGGCTTCCGGCTGGCCGAGTCCTGA
- a CDS encoding MFS transporter encodes MTLEKPAAAASLWRRPRFVSFSAGVFANNIGDGIYAVTLPLLSYDLTGSLHVMALLSAVTPVSLLLSGPLLGHVADRYGTRALVLSGLAVQFLAVLVLILVLDSDIRPGAWLLVLCELSVQFGGATYRSGWFASLPALFPDQPGQARGLQSASFRITTVLGPLLAGALLGPLGYVGLLWVNLGSFLVPVGVWLAGVRPPRKTEDHQPHDGFARSILAGWRVLRSSRAVFTTMVLVAFVEMLGGTGSQALSVFYLRDELRLSGGRVEIVLTVVNLCAAGGALWATRIAGEGSRLRMGPIALGTLLTAAGSLVLMTAGAAVAVTLAMVGLFGAYSVLNVAAEVLLYRTMPAEYIGRLWGLWRLVCGGAEALGPLVISTSSSVLPVRGVFLVLGVIAILPVCWLLLHTRTGWDSLPPPSGTQHAGSVSGPQDAA; translated from the coding sequence GTGACGCTCGAGAAGCCCGCGGCCGCGGCCTCACTGTGGCGGCGGCCGCGGTTCGTCTCCTTCAGCGCGGGCGTGTTCGCGAACAACATCGGTGACGGCATCTACGCCGTCACCCTGCCCCTGCTGTCGTACGACCTGACCGGGTCCCTGCACGTCATGGCGCTGCTCAGCGCGGTGACCCCCGTCTCCCTGCTGCTCAGCGGTCCCCTGCTCGGGCATGTCGCCGACCGGTACGGGACGCGGGCACTCGTCCTGTCGGGTCTCGCGGTCCAGTTCCTCGCCGTGCTGGTGCTGATCCTGGTGCTCGACAGCGACATCCGTCCCGGTGCCTGGCTGCTGGTGCTGTGCGAGCTGAGCGTCCAGTTCGGCGGCGCGACGTACCGCAGCGGCTGGTTCGCCAGCCTTCCGGCGCTCTTCCCCGACCAGCCGGGGCAGGCGCGCGGTCTGCAGTCGGCGTCGTTCCGGATCACCACGGTGCTCGGTCCGCTGCTGGCCGGCGCCCTGCTGGGGCCGCTCGGTTACGTCGGCCTGCTCTGGGTGAACCTGGGCAGCTTCCTGGTGCCCGTGGGGGTGTGGCTGGCGGGGGTGCGGCCGCCCCGCAAGACGGAGGACCACCAGCCGCACGACGGGTTCGCCCGGTCGATACTCGCGGGCTGGCGGGTGCTGCGGAGCAGCCGGGCGGTGTTCACCACGATGGTGCTGGTGGCGTTCGTCGAGATGCTCGGCGGTACCGGGAGCCAGGCGCTGTCGGTGTTCTACCTGCGCGACGAACTCCGGTTGTCCGGCGGCCGGGTGGAGATCGTCCTGACGGTGGTCAACCTGTGTGCCGCGGGGGGCGCGCTGTGGGCCACCCGGATCGCCGGCGAGGGCTCCCGGCTGCGCATGGGGCCCATCGCGCTGGGCACACTGCTGACCGCGGCGGGAAGTCTGGTGCTGATGACGGCCGGGGCGGCGGTGGCGGTCACGCTCGCGATGGTCGGGCTCTTCGGCGCGTACAGCGTCCTCAATGTCGCGGCCGAGGTGCTGCTGTACCGGACGATGCCCGCCGAGTACATCGGACGGTTGTGGGGACTGTGGCGACTGGTATGCGGCGGCGCCGAGGCACTGGGACCCCTGGTGATCAGCACGAGCAGCAGTGTGCTCCCAGTCAGAGGTGTATTCCTCGTGCTCGGCGTGATTGCTATCCTCCCGGTGTGCTGGCTGCTGCTGCATACCCGTACCGGTTGGGACTCTCTGCCACCGCCTTCCGGCACGCAGCACGCCGGCTCGGTCTCCGGCCCGCAGGACGCGGCCTGA
- the ribA gene encoding GTP cyclohydrolase II — protein MPSPARIRQSVRVPLHQGLGTVLQADLMTFTGLADVGEHLAVRLGPPAEVPLVRVHSECLTGEVFGSARCDCGPQLAEALRAIDDAGGVLLYLRQEGRGIGLYNKLDAYHLQQQGLDTYEANRALGLDDDLRDYAVAAQMLGALGHNEIDLLTNNPDKRDQLLRYGIKVRDTVSTGVFANPYNTGYLRAKVVRTSHTIQLKGSA, from the coding sequence GTGCCGAGCCCGGCCAGGATCCGGCAGAGCGTGCGGGTGCCGCTGCACCAGGGGCTGGGCACCGTCCTGCAGGCCGACCTGATGACCTTCACCGGCCTCGCCGACGTCGGCGAGCACCTCGCCGTGCGGCTGGGTCCCCCGGCCGAGGTGCCGCTCGTGCGCGTGCACTCCGAGTGCCTCACGGGCGAGGTGTTCGGCTCCGCACGCTGCGACTGCGGGCCCCAGCTCGCCGAGGCGCTGCGCGCGATCGACGACGCCGGAGGAGTGCTGCTGTACCTGCGTCAGGAGGGCCGGGGCATCGGCCTCTACAACAAGCTGGACGCCTACCACCTCCAGCAGCAGGGCCTCGACACCTACGAGGCCAACCGTGCCCTCGGACTGGACGACGACCTGCGCGACTACGCGGTCGCGGCCCAGATGCTGGGCGCCCTCGGGCACAACGAGATCGACCTGCTGACCAACAACCCCGACAAGCGCGATCAGTTGCTCAGGTACGGCATCAAGGTCCGTGACACGGTCTCCACCGGGGTCTTCGCCAACCCCTACAACACCGGTTACCTCAGGGCCAAGGTCGTCCGCACCTCGCACACCATCCAACTGAAGGGCTCGGCATGA
- a CDS encoding BTAD domain-containing putative transcriptional regulator, with the protein MTVQQPGIRLLLLGPLEAWDEERRIHLGGTLNERVLAVLLLEQGRVVSVSQLVQAAWAYEPPATASHQIRKAVGELRRRIPNGGALIATEPSGYRILLDEGQLDLALFAAHEDHARRSLAAGDRAETARQLEAALALWRGPAMPDSGSATIDAACALLEERRLSALESLADLRLSTGEAAGLIGELRHAIAAHPYRESLRHRLLLALYQAGRQAEAINEYANTRTFLAEELGIDPSPELSALYQAILRNSPELSVVSKPAQPAGVPSGPAAPAQGIERPCPFPYVPDDFTGRTAEIDRLVQAATRTADRSPRIAVIDGMAGSGKTALAVHVVHLLAERFPDGLMYLDLKGYCRDEEEVGLSSGLEILLRSLGLPEAEIPEDMRGRLTLWRARTSALKLLVLFDHVGDPDLVHRLLPPSQDSFVLVTNRSQLMDLDGAESISLGPLSEAESTRLLSSSIGCSRAEAEPEATAELAGLCGYLPLALRIAGARIRKREHWTIRYFVDRLRNADNVLDELRIGSRSVAASLATSYEALPPRIRGHFQLLSLRPASDFDVESASTLLGIGPATAERTLEYLVDMHLLQQKGLGRYGFHPLVQAFGRSLPDDPLGRRPTNGSPVTLTRITIRPAS; encoded by the coding sequence GTGACAGTTCAACAGCCCGGTATTCGCCTCCTGTTACTCGGGCCTCTCGAAGCATGGGACGAGGAACGTCGGATACATCTCGGGGGCACGCTCAACGAACGGGTACTGGCGGTTCTGCTGCTGGAACAGGGGCGGGTCGTCTCGGTCTCCCAGCTGGTGCAGGCGGCGTGGGCCTACGAGCCCCCGGCGACGGCCTCCCATCAGATCCGCAAGGCCGTCGGCGAACTGCGCCGGCGCATCCCCAACGGCGGTGCCCTCATCGCCACCGAACCGTCCGGCTACCGGATCCTCCTGGACGAGGGTCAGCTCGACCTCGCCCTCTTCGCCGCCCACGAGGACCACGCCCGGCGGTCACTGGCCGCGGGCGACCGGGCCGAGACCGCCCGGCAGTTGGAGGCCGCCCTCGCCCTCTGGCGCGGCCCCGCCATGCCGGACTCGGGCAGTGCCACCATCGACGCGGCATGCGCCCTGCTGGAGGAACGCCGGCTGAGCGCCCTGGAGTCGCTGGCCGACCTGCGGCTGTCCACCGGTGAGGCCGCAGGGCTCATCGGCGAGTTGCGTCACGCCATCGCCGCCCACCCCTACCGCGAGTCGCTGCGCCACCGGCTGCTTCTCGCCCTGTACCAGGCGGGCCGGCAGGCCGAGGCCATCAACGAGTACGCCAACACACGCACGTTCCTCGCCGAGGAACTCGGCATCGACCCGAGTCCGGAACTGTCCGCCCTGTACCAGGCGATCCTGCGCAACAGTCCCGAACTCTCGGTCGTGTCCAAACCGGCCCAGCCCGCGGGTGTGCCCTCCGGGCCGGCCGCGCCCGCCCAGGGCATCGAACGGCCCTGCCCCTTCCCCTATGTGCCCGACGACTTCACGGGCCGTACGGCCGAGATCGACAGGCTCGTGCAGGCCGCGACCCGCACCGCCGACCGCTCGCCCCGCATCGCGGTGATCGACGGCATGGCCGGCTCCGGCAAGACGGCGCTGGCCGTGCACGTCGTCCACCTCCTGGCGGAACGATTCCCCGACGGCCTGATGTACCTCGATCTGAAGGGATACTGCCGGGACGAGGAGGAGGTCGGCCTGTCCTCCGGCCTCGAGATACTGCTGCGCTCCCTGGGGCTGCCCGAGGCGGAGATACCCGAGGACATGCGCGGGCGCCTCACCCTGTGGCGCGCGAGGACCTCCGCCCTCAAGCTGCTGGTGCTCTTCGACCACGTCGGCGATCCCGACCTGGTGCACCGCCTGCTGCCGCCGTCGCAGGACAGCTTCGTGCTCGTCACCAACCGCTCGCAGCTCATGGACCTCGACGGCGCGGAGAGCATCTCGCTGGGACCGCTGTCCGAGGCGGAGAGCACCCGGCTGCTGAGCAGTTCCATCGGCTGCTCCCGGGCGGAGGCGGAACCGGAGGCGACGGCCGAACTGGCCGGACTGTGCGGGTACTTGCCGCTGGCCCTGCGGATCGCCGGCGCCCGGATCCGGAAGCGGGAGCACTGGACCATCCGCTACTTCGTGGACCGGCTCCGCAACGCGGACAACGTCCTCGACGAACTGCGCATCGGCTCGCGCAGTGTCGCGGCCTCGCTCGCGACCTCCTACGAGGCCCTCCCGCCGCGGATACGCGGCCACTTCCAGTTGCTGAGTCTGCGTCCGGCCTCCGACTTCGACGTGGAGTCCGCCTCGACCCTGCTCGGCATCGGCCCGGCCACCGCCGAGCGGACCCTGGAGTACCTGGTGGACATGCATCTGCTGCAGCAGAAGGGGCTGGGACGCTACGGTTTCCATCCCCTCGTGCAGGCCTTCGGCCGGAGTCTGCCCGACGACCCGCTCGGCCGGAGGCCGACGAACGGCTCCCCCGTGACGCTGACCCGCATCACGATACGTCCGGCGTCGTAG